GGCCACACCGACGCCGCACCGGGTCAGGACGGTGAGACGACGTTCCGACATATCCATACGGTAGTCGACCCGACACCGCACGAGATCGGCCTGGTCAGCGCCAACGCAGGATCGCGGTCAGCGCCAAGGGCAACGCCAGGATGAACAGATTCCTGGTCGCGATGGCGATCATGGCCGCGACCACCCACACCACCGTCAGCAGCGCCCGGTCCACCGGATTCCGTTGCGCCCGGCCCCTTCGGGGCACGCCGGGCCTGGCGGGAGCGACGGGCGGTGGCGTCACCGGCCGCACCGGCGTGGTC
This Actinoalloteichus hymeniacidonis DNA region includes the following protein-coding sequences:
- a CDS encoding DUF1707 SHOCT-like domain-containing protein, with translation MEDFSSPELRIGDVEREEAIEVLGTHLSAGRIDITEYGDRCARASTARVRGDIAAVFADLPAPRPKFLTTPVRPVTPPPVAPARPGVPRRGRAQRNPVDRALLTVVWVVAAMIAIATRNLFILALPLALTAILRWR